GCAAAAGGCGGGCCTGGTTGAGACGGCTCCTGGCGTAGGGGGCTCTCACCTTGCGCGTCCTGCCGACAAGATAACGCTCCTGGATGTCTACAAGGCCATCAACGATAACGACGAGGAACGGATCGTCTTCAGTTTCCACCCGGAACCGAATCCGCTGTGCCCCGTAGGCAGGAACATCCACCGCCTGCTGGACCCGGCCCTGAATTCGGCGCAGACGGCGCTGGAAATGGAACTGGAGAAGACGACCCTGAAGGGTCTCGCCGCACAACTCAAGACCGCCCCTGAGTCATCCGGGAGGAAACATGAACCAAGCAGAGCGCAGACTATTCCTGATAAAGTATCTACTGGCGGAAAGTCCCAGGTACAGCGGCACGACCATCCCCGCGGACGCCGAAGGACAGAAAATCCTGTTGCGTTCCTTGATGAACGTGCGGGAGGCCGCCCCCGCAAGCGATGAATTCTACAGGATTCAGGACGAATACCTGCAGGAATCCATCCGTGACCGCGGAATAACGGATGTCGCGGACATCGAAAGTGTTGGCAGGCGGTTCAGTGCGGGTGCGCCAGACCTGTTTGGCGATTCCCTGTTCCTGTGGCGCGGCGACATCACCACCCTCAGGGTGGATGCAATCGTGAATGCGGCCAACAGCGGCATGACGGGTTGCTGGCAGCCTTGCCACAGCTGTATCGACAACTGCATCCACACTTTCGCGGGAGTCCGCCTCCGTAGCGCTTGCGACGCCCTGATGAAACGGCAAGGGCACCCCGAACCTACGGGACAGGCGAAAATCACGCCGGCCTACAACCTGCCCTGCAAATACGTGCTGCACACGGTGGGGCCAATCGTGGGCTACGGCCTTACGGAACGGGACTGCGAGTTGCTGGAATCGTGCTACAGGAACTGCCTCGAAGTTGCGGCCCGGAACGGCGTGGAATCTATCGCCTTCTGTTGTATTTCCACAGGCGTATTCCGTTTCCCGCCGGAACGTGCCGCCCAAATCGCGGTGGATACGGTGCTGGAATGGAAACGCCGTACGCAAAACCCCATGAAGGTTGTCTTCAACGTTTTCAGCGAAAAGGACGAGGCTATCTATGCGCGGATTTTCGAAAAAATCAACGGATGATTTTTCTGCCGAAGTATCGAGACTGAAAAAGGCGCTGGCAAGGGCGGATGCCGTCGTCGTGGGCGCGGGCGCCGGACTTTCGACATCGGCGGGATTTACCTATTCCGGGGAACGCTTTGTCAAGTACTTTGCCGACTTTTCTGTAAAGTACGGCTTTTCGGACATGTATTCCGGCGGCTTTTTCCCTTACGGCACACCCGAAGAAATGTGGGCCTTCTGGAGCCGCTATGTCACGATAAACCGCTACATGGCCGCCCCGAAACCCGTCTACGAAAATCTCCTGAAAATCCTACGGGATAAGGATTACTTTGTCCTTACCACCAACGTGGACCATTGTTTCCAGAAAGCGGGCATTGACAAGGAACGGCTCTTTTACACCCAGGGCGATTACGGGCTTTTCCAATGCAGCAAGCCGTGCCACCCCTGCACCTATGACAACGAAAAGCAGATTCGTGCCATGTTCGACGCCCAGGGATTTTCAAAAGAGACGGGCTTGTTCGGCGCCATGACCGTCCCTGCGGAACTGTTGCCCAGGTGCCCCATTTGCGGCCGCCCCATGTCCATGAATCTGCGCTCCGATTCCACCTTCGTAGAAGACGACGGCTGGCATCGTGCTGCAAAACGTTACCGCGAATTTCTCGACAGATGTAACGCCATGCGCGGCGGAAACGTGCTGTTCTTGGAACTGGGCGTAGGCATGAACACCCCCGGAATCATCAAGTACCCGTTCTGGCAAATGACCGCCCTGAATTCGAACGCCACCTACGCCTGCATCAACTACGGACAGGCCTACGCTCCCGACGACATCGGACCCCGCTCGTTATGCGTCGACGGTGATATCGGCGAGGTGGTGACGAAACTTCTTTGATGAAGGATTTGACGAATCACTCGAATAATTTCATTTCAAAGGAGATGTCGCCACGGTCGTAGGGGAATTTTTCCTTGTCGACGGGGTTTTCCGCAAAGCCCCGCTTTTTTCTCTATACCTTTGGGGATTTATTTTGCTGACTATGTGGGTTGGTATACCAAATTGCTTGATATGGTTGCATCGATGATTTTCAGTTTTGCATTGAATCGTTGTTGTTCGGCGTTAATCAAACGGGCTATGTATTCAATAATATTCGTTTTTAGAGGAATTCCAATGTTTTTTGTCGTTGTGTGGTTTGGCACCATTGCTATTGATGGTGATGGATATATATAGATGCAATGAGCGACGGATTGCTGATTTATTGAGTCATAATTAGCATAAATATGCAATGAAATTTCTGTGTTATTCCAGACTTTTGCAATCACATTAACTTGGTCAGGCAAGAATGCGTATCTAACACCATTATGTTGGGCGATAATTTCTATGAGATGTGAAAGAGTTGTGATTCCATTGCTATAATTTTCTGCAAGAATATCCCAATAGCAGGGATATTGTAGGTTGATCCCTTGACAACTACTATTGTACACCCACGCCCAGCCGTTATTAGAATTTGCTATGTGGCAGAAAGTACCCGGTAGAATGTGAGATATATGCGGATAGCCGGGATCTCTTGTGAGCAATCTGTCTGCAAAATTTGGTGGTGCAAATGGACTGCTATATGTGTATATTGGAGGTATGTCGGATTTGCAGCAAAGTGTGAAATTCTCTCTGCAAGGCTGTAGCATGAGCGGATTGTCGAATAGCGCGTTTAGGATTACTTTTTTCATTTTAACCTTCTTCCGATTTTCAATCGGTTTCCTTTGGTAGGGAAATTATATCGAAGTGTCATTTTTTTGCGATTTTTAAGTGATAAATTGAACAAAGTGTGATACAGATCACATTTTGTTGGCGAAAATACGCCCACAATTGTGTGAAGTCGCTTCCGCATTTGCGGGAGCGGCTTTTACATTGTGGGGGAGTTGCTTGAACTTTTGCGGGAGATGCTTTTACAAGGTGAAGTAGGTGCCTGGACTTTTGCCGGGGCGTGTTGCATTCTTGTGTAAAGGGGCCCGGGCAAATGTCCGAGGGGCAACACTACTTATGCAAAGGCACTTGAGCATTTGCCGGAGCAGTTTCACTACTTATGCAAAGGCGCTTGCACTTTTGCGGAAGCAGCATTTACAAGGTGACAAAGGTGCTTGGACTTTTGCAGGACCTCCAACCACACTTTTGGGCTGCTTTTCGGGGCTTTTGCCCCCCTTACCACCAGAGTTTCAGGCGGAGGTAGTCGATGGCCTGGTGCGAGAGAATCCACCAGAGCGTGCGCTTGCCCGCGAAAATCTTCGCGATACCTGTCATGCCGGGGCGGAACCACGGGGGAGTCGCCCGCACGAACTCGCCGCGCACGGCGAAGGTGTTCTCCTGGTCCTTGACGCTTGCCGTCGGGTTCATGAGCGTGGTGCGGAACCTGTACACGTAATCGGGACGGCTCTTGATGGCCATGAAGCCCTCGCCGCCAAGCCGCACGTTGTTCACTTCGAGTTCGCTCACGTCGGCCTCCATGTAGATTTCTTCGATGGATGCCAGCTGGAACAGCTCGCCGCCCTGGTTCACATGCGACCCCACGCGCTTTTGCAGGTCGCCCTCGATGACCACCGCGCTGTCCGATTCGCAGCGCACCACCGAGCGAGAGAGCTTGTAGCGCACCGTCTTTAGCTTCGCCAGTGTCTGCGAGAGCTTGGCCTGCTGTATGCGCAGGTCGGCCAGCTGCCTGTTCGCCTGGGCCTTCTGTATTTCGCGGCGGTTGTCCTGTTCCTGGGCCATTAGGTCGGCCTCTTCTAGCTTGAGTTCCTTCTGGTCGAGTCGCAAGAGCTCGTCGCCCTTGTACACGATGTCGCCCGGCTTCACCTTCACGCTCTGGATGAACCCGTCGAAGGGGGCGCTCAGGTAGGTGATGTGGTCGGTCTTGAGCATGGCCGGGGCGCTTACCCTGTAGGGGATGGGCACCAGTGCCGCGAAAAGCACGAACGCCGTAAGCAGGATGCCCAGCAGTTTTGCCCAGGTGTGTTCGTGGCCCAGAAGCTTGGCTAACCCCTCCCGCGCGGCACGGGCGAACCTCTTGCCGAACCAGCCGCTCTTGCGGTAGAGTTCGTCTATCCTTGCGCTAGTGAGCGTTGCTACCAGGTGGATCTGGGCGGACTCCTCGTCGTCGAAGGGGTGCGCCCCGCGTTCGCAGGTGATTACCGCGATGGTCTCTTCGCCCCGCCTTACCGGGACCGAGAGCATGTGCCCCACGCCGTAAGTCTTGCTGTAGTACTCGTGGATTCGGGTGGCGAGCGGGGTGCCGCCGTCCGGGGGCGGGTAGGCGATGCTTGCGTCCTGTTCGTAGGCCTCTTCCATGGCGCATTCCAGGTCGCGCACCACCTGCATCTTGCCCTCGAAATGGTCGGTGTGGCTTATGGCCGCGAGCACCACGTAGTCGTGCTTGACCATGCCGATGCTCACCCTTTCGGCGTGGTGGCGGTCGGCGATTTCGCCCGCAAGTGCGAGTGCCGCCGTCTTGAAAGTCTTCGCCTCGCCGACAACCCGCACGATGTCCAGGACCTCGTTCATCTGACCGATCTTGGAACTGGTGGTGCGCAACGCGTTCTGCAGCGCCTTGATGATGGCGCCCTGGTCGAACTGCGGCTTTTCCTGGTTCTGTGCGGTCATTGGACTGTCGGTTAGGGTGTGGTTTGGGTGGAATAATTAAGATTTAAGACTTTTTATCTTTTCCCATTCGTTTCGGTGCTGTATGCATTCGTTAATAATTTTGGATAATTCGTTTTCATTAGTCTGCTTTAACGCGAGCTGTTTCTTTGCGATGGTTTCATCTAATGAGTTGTTTTGCAATTTGAGATTTTGTTCGGCAAGCGCATTTGCAATGTTTGCTTTTTGGATGAAGTAGGCCATATGGTCTAATACAGAATTGATTACTTTTGCGTATACAGCATCGAGTTCTTTACTGTGATATGCAAGTTGCTCTTCTAAAAAGCGAATTTTCTTTTCTAGAAGAAATGACTCTTTTCTATAATATGGGGTTGCCAATTTTTCAATAATAGAGTTTGCGGCGACATCTATTGAGTTGATTATATTGTCGATATTATCTTTTTCAGAATCGTAAATGTGATATCTGAATTCAACATGATGTCGTTCGCTAAAATCTTTTTTATTATTCGTGATTTTAATTATTTTTATTGCGCAAAAATATCCGTTTGAATTCTCTAGGATAATGACATTCCCTGCAACTAGTGATTTGCACCTTGACGTAAAATTAAATGCTTCAGGGATGTTTTGATATTGAGGGAAATCTACGATGTCCGGATTGAAAAATAGGCTTTTGACTCCGTCTCGATAACAATAAATACTGTCATCGCCACATTCACTCCATCGTGTGTCGAATGCTTTTTTGCCGTTTCCTATAATGAAACTGCCATTGTTTAGCGTGTAGTCTAGAATTATAGAATCCTCTAAATTCGTGTTGACAAAAATAGAAGTTTTATTTTGTTGTGAAATGTCATTTCCTTTTGGCATGTGTACCAAGTTGTTACGTTCAAAATAACGTAAGCCAAGAGATTCCACAAAAGACATTTCCGCCAACATTATTTCATTTTTGTGGTTCTCTATATAGTCTGAATACTGTTCGTCTTGTAAATTTGGATTGTCTGTTTTTAAAAATAAAATCAATGCTTTTGAACGCACTGCTCCGAGTGAGATTTTTTTGGGAAACGCATATGTGGTGTATGGATTTTTTTCTCCATCGTCATAGAAGATTTCAGAAGATGCTCCACAAGCGTAATCAATAAATTGATTGTATGCTTTTCGTTGATAAGTTAATGAGTTGACAGTAAAATAATTGCTGTATGAAGTTTTCCAAAACCAATTTTTTAAATCTTTAATTTGTTTTTCTGAGGGGTTTGAAATCTTTCTAAAGAATTCCATTATAAAAATTAACTGCATGTTATAAGGCAGGTATTTGTATTTATTTACATGCAATTCGTTGTGAAGAAATTGTACCGCCTTTTTGATAAAGGGGATGGTTTCTCTCGTCGTCTTTGCAAAATCATCTCGTTGGGCTAAATGCTCAATGTCAGTTTGGTCGAAATATAATTTGCCGAAAGAACTTTGAATGCAACGAAATAGAACATTTCTTGGTGTCTTTTCGAATCCAAATTCCTTTAAATCGCGCTGTATTTTCGTTATTTCATCAGAAAATTTAAAATTATTTTTTTTGTACGACAACGCATTGACCATCCAGTCAAAAGAAATGTCTAC
This genomic stretch from Fibrobacter sp. UWH4 harbors:
- a CDS encoding DUF262 domain-containing protein; this encodes MCKKLTIDTKIKTIGSLITEVKQGLVCVPPFQRDFVWTCDNIKDLFDSIKKNYPIGSLLLWKPSEKMNWEESRKVGPFELPQNNDQKWYVLDGFQRLSSMFGCLTNPDKSSFACDEQMYKSLFNLYYDLKNEEFFYPRNDVTKQPYQVPLHVLLSSSDFRQYSRTNIEPKIPKDEIDNLLDRADSLASRFIEYKIACIEINDANIEEAVEIFSRLNSKGVDISFDWMVNALSYKKNNFKFSDEITKIQRDLKEFGFEKTPRNVLFRCIQSSFGKLYFDQTDIEHLAQRDDFAKTTRETIPFIKKAVQFLHNELHVNKYKYLPYNMQLIFIMEFFRKISNPSEKQIKDLKNWFWKTSYSNYFTVNSLTYQRKAYNQFIDYACGASSEIFYDDGEKNPYTTYAFPKKISLGAVRSKALILFLKTDNPNLQDEQYSDYIENHKNEIMLAEMSFVESLGLRYFERNNLVHMPKGNDISQQNKTSIFVNTNLEDSIILDYTLNNGSFIIGNGKKAFDTRWSECGDDSIYCYRDGVKSLFFNPDIVDFPQYQNIPEAFNFTSRCKSLVAGNVIILENSNGYFCAIKIIKITNNKKDFSERHHVEFRYHIYDSEKDNIDNIINSIDVAANSIIEKLATPYYRKESFLLEKKIRFLEEQLAYHSKELDAVYAKVINSVLDHMAYFIQKANIANALAEQNLKLQNNSLDETIAKKQLALKQTNENELSKIINECIQHRNEWEKIKSLKS
- a CDS encoding Sir2 silent information regulator family NAD-dependent deacetylase — translated: MRGFSKKSTDDFSAEVSRLKKALARADAVVVGAGAGLSTSAGFTYSGERFVKYFADFSVKYGFSDMYSGGFFPYGTPEEMWAFWSRYVTINRYMAAPKPVYENLLKILRDKDYFVLTTNVDHCFQKAGIDKERLFYTQGDYGLFQCSKPCHPCTYDNEKQIRAMFDAQGFSKETGLFGAMTVPAELLPRCPICGRPMSMNLRSDSTFVEDDGWHRAAKRYREFLDRCNAMRGGNVLFLELGVGMNTPGIIKYPFWQMTALNSNATYACINYGQAYAPDDIGPRSLCVDGDIGEVVTKLL
- a CDS encoding protein-ADP-ribose hydrolase — translated: MNQAERRLFLIKYLLAESPRYSGTTIPADAEGQKILLRSLMNVREAAPASDEFYRIQDEYLQESIRDRGITDVADIESVGRRFSAGAPDLFGDSLFLWRGDITTLRVDAIVNAANSGMTGCWQPCHSCIDNCIHTFAGVRLRSACDALMKRQGHPEPTGQAKITPAYNLPCKYVLHTVGPIVGYGLTERDCELLESCYRNCLEVAARNGVESIAFCCISTGVFRFPPERAAQIAVDTVLEWKRRTQNPMKVVFNVFSEKDEAIYARIFEKING
- a CDS encoding efflux RND transporter periplasmic adaptor subunit produces the protein MTAQNQEKPQFDQGAIIKALQNALRTTSSKIGQMNEVLDIVRVVGEAKTFKTAALALAGEIADRHHAERVSIGMVKHDYVVLAAISHTDHFEGKMQVVRDLECAMEEAYEQDASIAYPPPDGGTPLATRIHEYYSKTYGVGHMLSVPVRRGEETIAVITCERGAHPFDDEESAQIHLVATLTSARIDELYRKSGWFGKRFARAAREGLAKLLGHEHTWAKLLGILLTAFVLFAALVPIPYRVSAPAMLKTDHITYLSAPFDGFIQSVKVKPGDIVYKGDELLRLDQKELKLEEADLMAQEQDNRREIQKAQANRQLADLRIQQAKLSQTLAKLKTVRYKLSRSVVRCESDSAVVIEGDLQKRVGSHVNQGGELFQLASIEEIYMEADVSELEVNNVRLGGEGFMAIKSRPDYVYRFRTTLMNPTASVKDQENTFAVRGEFVRATPPWFRPGMTGIAKIFAGKRTLWWILSHQAIDYLRLKLWW